From the Cohnella herbarum genome, one window contains:
- a CDS encoding helix-turn-helix domain-containing protein, with product MNDLARYRLLTGASIPPAAKLLYSYLLDRAGGRNGAVLLSSRRLASEVGLSTSAVRRNLHRLQQNGLIRLTPRYSEEGIRLTNQITFV from the coding sequence ATGAATGATCTTGCCCGTTACCGGTTGCTGACCGGAGCATCTATTCCCCCTGCAGCGAAGCTGCTGTACAGCTATTTGTTGGATCGTGCAGGCGGGCGAAACGGCGCGGTACTGCTTTCGTCCAGGCGACTTGCGTCAGAGGTGGGTCTTTCCACTTCTGCTGTGCGTCGCAACCTACATCGGCTTCAGCAAAATGGACTTATTCGGCTCACGCCAAGATATTCCGAGGAAGGCATTCGTCTGACGAACCAAATTACCTTCGTATAA
- a CDS encoding DUF3991 and TOPRIM domain-containing protein — protein sequence MSYVNKEQIERAKQWDLLTYLQCFEPYELVRCSRNAYSTRTHDSLKISNDKWFWWSRGIGGRSALDYLIKVRGMSFPDAVLQIDGNPPVHMAPATSAIQQDGSNARLELPEPYETSNRVVAYLSKRGISRDVIDFCLKTGRLYESRMYHNAIFVGFDLQGTPRYAAIRGTTNTRYLGEAPGSDKRYSFAIPADDNGTELHLFESAIDLLSYCTLETIAGKDWRQSHQLSLAGIYSAKESIAPAALTNYLQSYPEVKRLVFHLDNDEPGRSAAAMIRQLFSQTYEISDEPPFVKDVNDDLMVYRKQREEPTR from the coding sequence ATGAGCTATGTAAACAAGGAACAAATCGAACGTGCCAAGCAATGGGATCTGCTCACCTATCTACAATGTTTCGAACCATACGAACTGGTTCGTTGCTCACGCAACGCCTATTCGACCCGAACCCATGACAGCCTTAAAATCTCCAACGATAAATGGTTCTGGTGGTCTAGGGGGATCGGAGGTCGTTCTGCGCTGGACTACCTCATTAAAGTAAGAGGCATGTCGTTTCCCGATGCGGTGCTGCAAATTGACGGTAATCCGCCAGTTCACATGGCTCCGGCTACTTCTGCCATCCAGCAAGATGGTTCAAATGCGCGGCTGGAGCTTCCCGAACCGTATGAGACTTCGAATCGCGTCGTCGCTTATCTCTCCAAACGTGGCATTTCTCGCGATGTAATCGATTTTTGTCTCAAAACGGGACGACTGTACGAAAGCCGAATGTACCACAATGCGATTTTTGTTGGGTTTGATTTGCAAGGCACTCCGCGCTATGCGGCAATTCGCGGGACAACCAACACTCGATATCTGGGCGAAGCGCCAGGCAGCGATAAACGGTATTCGTTCGCTATACCGGCCGATGACAACGGCACCGAGCTGCATTTGTTTGAAAGTGCAATTGATCTCTTATCCTACTGCACCCTTGAGACAATTGCAGGGAAAGACTGGCGACAATCGCATCAACTGTCGCTGGCCGGGATATACAGCGCTAAGGAAAGCATCGCACCGGCTGCACTCACTAACTATTTGCAAAGCTACCCGGAAGTGAAGCGTCTGGTGTTTCATTTGGACAACGACGAACCGGGCCGTTCTGCGGCAGCGATGATTCGGCAATTATTCAGTCAAACTTATGAGATTTCTGACGAGCCGCCCTTCGTGAAAGATGTAAACGACGACCTGATGGTCTATCGTAAACAGCGCGAAGAGCCAACTCGATAA
- a CDS encoding glutamyl-tRNA amidotransferase: MNLKMKTKRLLALYIVLILAGTVFTSTAYAEGDPMTTINNLSTFIFGLIRAIGMIILGFGIVQIGLSLKSHDPSQRANGFLTLAGGVIITFTKEILALIAG; the protein is encoded by the coding sequence ATGAACTTGAAAATGAAAACGAAACGGCTGCTGGCCCTGTACATCGTGCTGATCTTAGCGGGAACCGTATTCACCTCTACCGCTTATGCAGAAGGCGATCCAATGACGACAATCAACAACCTATCTACTTTTATATTCGGTTTAATCCGTGCGATCGGCATGATTATTCTCGGTTTTGGCATTGTTCAAATTGGGTTGTCGCTAAAGTCCCATGACCCTTCTCAGCGCGCAAACGGATTTTTGACACTCGCCGGCGGAGTCATTATTACGTTTACGAAGGAAATCCTTGCCCTGATTGCCGGATGA
- a CDS encoding relaxase/mobilization nuclease domain-containing protein: MATTAIWDVTDRLKRVLDYATNPDKTDQARAAHDDLHQVLAYTSADAKTEKQLYVSGINCDPLTAYEQMLRTKRQFQKTDGIVAFHGYQAFAPGETTPEVAHAIGVKLAQELWGERFEVVVSTHLDKEHLHNHFVLNSVSFLDGKRYYDNKASYALMRQTSDRLCREHTLSVIEQPEPGKTKHYGEWRAEQESKPTWRGLIREDIDAAIAAAMTVTQFFAILRKQGYEMKSNVKHLAVRPPGKERFVRLRSLGDEYTEHAIKERILQNQLPQRQPPMPLPRRRRAVIVRSTLHIRRRFSGLQALYLRYLFKMGILPHSRASLKRTSFLLREDLRHLTAITEQTRLLCRHGISSKAQLLAYHAELQTELRQGYGSRKMLYNRLRRCQHPEQIESYKSQIAELSRQLAKLRKEVRLCTGILARSNELANKLQRNEEDQSTRREANVHEQRNRSGRSGRQHESSWH, translated from the coding sequence ATGGCAACAACCGCAATATGGGATGTTACCGACCGCCTCAAGCGTGTGCTGGATTATGCCACCAATCCTGATAAAACCGATCAAGCGCGTGCAGCGCATGATGATTTACATCAGGTGCTCGCTTATACCAGCGCGGATGCGAAAACTGAAAAACAGCTTTACGTGAGCGGGATCAATTGCGATCCGCTCACCGCTTACGAGCAAATGCTGCGAACCAAACGACAATTTCAAAAGACCGATGGCATTGTAGCTTTTCATGGGTATCAGGCGTTTGCTCCGGGCGAAACGACGCCGGAGGTGGCACATGCCATTGGCGTCAAACTGGCACAGGAATTATGGGGGGAGCGCTTTGAAGTCGTGGTATCGACCCATTTGGACAAGGAGCATCTGCACAATCACTTCGTCTTAAACTCGGTGTCGTTTCTGGATGGTAAACGCTATTACGATAACAAAGCCTCTTACGCGCTGATGCGGCAAACATCCGATCGACTTTGCCGGGAGCATACCTTATCGGTCATCGAGCAGCCGGAACCGGGTAAGACCAAGCATTACGGCGAGTGGCGAGCGGAACAGGAGAGCAAGCCGACTTGGCGCGGGTTGATTCGCGAGGACATCGACGCCGCTATCGCCGCTGCCATGACGGTGACGCAATTCTTCGCGATCCTTAGAAAGCAGGGTTATGAAATGAAGTCGAACGTCAAGCATTTGGCGGTACGTCCGCCGGGCAAAGAGCGGTTTGTTCGATTGCGTAGTCTTGGCGATGAATATACGGAGCATGCGATAAAAGAGCGTATTCTGCAAAACCAGTTACCGCAGCGTCAGCCACCCATGCCGTTGCCGCGGCGCAGGCGAGCCGTCATCGTTCGCAGCACCCTGCACATCAGACGTAGATTTAGCGGTCTGCAAGCCTTGTATCTGCGGTACTTATTCAAGATGGGGATTCTGCCCCATTCCCGCGCGTCCCTCAAACGGACGTCTTTTTTATTGCGCGAAGACTTGCGGCATCTGACGGCCATTACGGAGCAGACCAGGCTGCTGTGTCGTCACGGCATTTCCAGCAAAGCACAATTGTTGGCTTACCACGCTGAGCTGCAAACAGAATTGCGGCAAGGATACGGCTCCCGCAAAATGCTGTACAACCGGCTTCGCCGCTGCCAGCATCCTGAGCAAATCGAATCGTACAAGTCGCAAATTGCCGAACTTTCCCGTCAGCTTGCGAAGCTCCGAAAGGAGGTGAGGCTTTGTACGGGCATTCTTGCCCGATCCAACGAACTGGCAAACAAGCTGCAACGTAACGAGGAAGACCAATCGACACGAAGGGAGGCCAATGTCCATGAGCAGCGGAACCGAAGCGGCCGATCAGGTCGTCAGCATGAGTCTTCGTGGCATTGA
- a CDS encoding helix-turn-helix domain-containing protein, which translates to MIGYDKKKVGQRIRKQREALEISREQLAERIGRVPRFCADIERGKAGMSIETMFSICNLLKLSPNELLLGQEESSTPYDETALIMAALNQCTEKQRKDALALLKLFLTAIR; encoded by the coding sequence ATGATTGGTTACGATAAAAAGAAGGTGGGGCAACGCATTCGGAAGCAACGAGAGGCTTTGGAAATTTCTCGTGAACAGCTGGCTGAACGAATTGGACGGGTCCCAAGATTTTGCGCCGATATTGAACGAGGTAAAGCCGGGATGTCCATTGAAACGATGTTCAGCATTTGCAATTTGCTCAAGCTTTCTCCTAATGAATTGCTTCTGGGTCAAGAGGAGAGCTCCACACCTTACGATGAAACAGCATTGATTATGGCTGCGCTCAATCAATGCACAGAAAAGCAGCGTAAGGATGCTTTGGCGCTATTGAAGCTTTTTCTGACAGCAATCCGATAA
- a CDS encoding plasmid mobilization protein: MKKEVNMMRRRAIRIQVWVNYDENTRLQASAKKSGLSQEGYIRSLINGYVPKAMPPKDYFAMMRELHAVGNNLNQLAAKAHATGHLDRAVFQQEADHLRRAVQQIQQAVTAPEPRIELQGNSNVHPP; this comes from the coding sequence TTGAAGAAAGAAGTGAACATGATGAGAAGACGAGCGATTCGCATTCAGGTATGGGTGAACTATGATGAAAACACTAGACTCCAAGCGAGCGCGAAAAAATCGGGACTTTCACAGGAGGGTTATATTCGATCTCTCATTAATGGCTATGTTCCGAAGGCGATGCCGCCAAAAGACTATTTCGCGATGATGCGCGAGCTCCATGCCGTCGGCAATAACCTAAATCAACTCGCAGCGAAGGCCCATGCGACAGGTCATTTGGATCGGGCAGTTTTTCAGCAGGAAGCAGATCACTTGCGCCGCGCCGTCCAGCAGATTCAACAGGCCGTGACCGCACCGGAACCGAGAATCGAGCTACAAGGAAATTCTAACGTACATCCACCGTAA
- a CDS encoding PcfB family protein, translating to MSSGTEAADQVVSMSLRGIEVMAKISGEGAKHLAVYLFAALQGQKRTRGRIRLESLLRSGKELKVFAVRNEDLPTFCKEAKRYGVLYCALRDKKNVDGLCDVMVRAEDASKINRIVERFKLATVDTASIKQEIVKSRSEKQSDERKGAAQPPEQHAVTPEEGTSEPPASNEGAAVSEDFLDDLLGKPEPAAEVQPVNAQQGANQPAAEAWEVERTEPERPLPLPPTQEERTTEPSSPSAPTSERSAAYERVTIDPEKPKEKVSVRQLLREIREENRAAESRRRKQVQEPSLPKRRDRGKSASGSKASVPMAGSRKRGKSK from the coding sequence ATGAGCAGCGGAACCGAAGCGGCCGATCAGGTCGTCAGCATGAGTCTTCGTGGCATTGAGGTCATGGCGAAAATCTCCGGCGAAGGCGCGAAGCATCTGGCCGTTTATTTGTTCGCCGCCCTGCAAGGGCAAAAACGAACAAGAGGCCGCATTCGCCTGGAAAGCTTGCTGCGCAGCGGCAAGGAGCTGAAGGTGTTTGCAGTACGAAATGAAGACTTGCCGACTTTTTGCAAAGAAGCGAAGCGGTACGGTGTCCTCTATTGCGCGCTGCGTGACAAGAAAAATGTGGACGGGCTTTGCGATGTCATGGTGCGGGCCGAGGATGCGTCCAAGATCAACCGAATCGTTGAACGCTTCAAGCTGGCGACCGTAGATACGGCCAGCATCAAGCAGGAGATTGTGAAGTCCCGCAGCGAGAAGCAGTCGGACGAGCGTAAAGGAGCGGCGCAACCACCAGAGCAACATGCCGTAACACCCGAAGAAGGAACCAGCGAGCCTCCAGCTTCAAACGAGGGCGCGGCAGTCAGTGAGGATTTTTTGGACGATCTGTTGGGAAAGCCCGAGCCGGCGGCGGAGGTTCAGCCGGTAAACGCGCAGCAGGGAGCCAATCAACCGGCGGCCGAGGCGTGGGAGGTCGAGCGAACGGAACCGGAGCGTCCGCTTCCCCTCCCGCCGACACAGGAGGAGAGGACAACGGAACCATCCTCTCCGTCCGCGCCTACCTCCGAGCGCAGCGCGGCATACGAAAGGGTTACGATTGACCCTGAAAAGCCGAAGGAAAAAGTGTCCGTCCGCCAATTGCTGCGTGAAATTCGGGAGGAAAACCGGGCGGCAGAGAGCAGACGGCGGAAGCAGGTGCAGGAACCGTCGTTGCCTAAGCGCAGAGATCGCGGGAAGTCGGCGTCCGGCAGTAAAGCATCCGTTCCGATGGCCGGGAGTCGAAAGCGAGGGAAATCGAAATGA
- a CDS encoding C40 family peptidase yields the protein MDQQREELLQAVFWDMNQIDSQLETLEHTRTVAVEQSDGSVEEQSVTEYEHVLQLSISTRTAEQQATLYGFSTEQVDLTNELLSVEFRPMMMAILGKNGDTGLTSEQSAAVISDLPAGVLGSQAVELALTRLGDPYSQLKAGKDNYTDCSYLVQWVYRQLGVEVPRTAAEQARFIAENELSLTSNELIAGDLIFWSYEANGRFMNITHVGIYAGEGKVIDASSSRLQVVYRNVFDAEFQVMYGRPYYQS from the coding sequence ATGGATCAACAGAGAGAGGAGTTGCTGCAGGCTGTTTTTTGGGATATGAATCAGATCGACTCGCAGCTCGAAACACTAGAGCATACAAGAACCGTTGCCGTTGAACAGAGTGATGGAAGTGTGGAGGAACAGTCGGTAACAGAATACGAGCACGTCCTGCAACTGTCGATTTCTACCCGAACAGCAGAGCAGCAAGCGACGCTCTATGGTTTTTCCACGGAACAGGTCGATTTGACGAATGAACTTCTATCGGTTGAATTTCGTCCCATGATGATGGCCATTCTTGGGAAGAACGGTGATACCGGATTAACGTCCGAACAGTCTGCGGCGGTTATATCCGATTTGCCCGCTGGTGTGCTTGGAAGCCAGGCTGTCGAACTGGCATTGACTCGGTTGGGCGATCCATACAGCCAGCTAAAAGCAGGAAAAGATAACTATACCGATTGTAGTTATCTAGTACAGTGGGTATATCGGCAATTAGGCGTTGAGGTGCCCCGAACGGCGGCAGAACAGGCGCGCTTTATCGCGGAAAACGAACTTTCCCTTACCTCCAATGAGCTAATAGCGGGTGATTTGATTTTCTGGAGCTATGAGGCGAACGGGAGATTTATGAATATTACACATGTTGGCATTTATGCCGGCGAAGGCAAGGTTATCGATGCCTCCTCCAGCCGGTTACAAGTTGTTTATCGCAATGTATTTGACGCCGAATTTCAAGTGATGTATGGGAGACCATATTATCAATCCTAA
- a CDS encoding VirB4-like conjugal transfer ATPase, CD1110 family translates to MIKTLRRTMKQDKERSVIPKSVQQAIPIRAIWPDGIFAVGNKFSKSFRFADINYAVASREDKETMFLSYSELLNSFDSGATTKITIHNRRLNQADVERSILIPLQHDGLDVYRQEYNDMLLGKATDGNTNGTIQEKYITISVVKKNVDEARHYFARVGTELTAHFSRLGSKCTELDATDRLRILHDFFRIGEEADFRFDMQEMMRKGHDFKDYICPDTFEFAKDHFRMGEYYGRVIFLRDYASYIKDSMVAELCDLNRNLLLSLDVIPIPTDEAVREVENRLLGVETNITNWQRRQNRNNNFSAVIPYDMEQQRKESKEFLSDLTTRDQRMMFGLLTMVHVADSKEQLDSDTETLLTTARKHLCQFSTLSYQQMDGLNTVLPYGLRKVHALRTLTTESTAVFIPFRAQEIVHPDGIYYGQNIISKNMVVANRKQLLNGNSFILGVSGSGKSFAAKREIVNQILASDDDIILIDPEREYSALVNALGGETIHISATSSNHINAMDMNRDYGDGANPIILKSEFVLSLCEQLIGGHQLGAKEKSLIDRCTAAVYRKYLRSNYKGQPPTLQDFRAELLKQAEPEAQDIALAIELFTSGSLNTFAQSTNVNVHNRLICYDILDLGKQLLPIGMLVVLDNILNRITQNRARGKNTFIFIDEIYLLFQHEYSANFLFTLWKRVRKYGAFCTGITQNVDDLLQSHTARTMLANSEFIVMLNQASTDRMELAELLNISDLQLSYITNVDAGNGLMKVGSSLVPFNDKFPRHTKLYNLMTTKPGER, encoded by the coding sequence ATGATTAAGACGCTCAGGCGGACCATGAAGCAGGACAAGGAGCGGTCTGTCATTCCCAAAAGCGTACAACAAGCGATCCCGATCCGCGCCATCTGGCCGGACGGGATTTTTGCTGTCGGCAACAAGTTCTCGAAGTCGTTCCGTTTCGCGGACATAAATTACGCTGTCGCATCGAGAGAGGACAAGGAGACGATGTTCCTTTCCTACTCCGAATTGCTTAATTCGTTTGACAGCGGCGCAACGACGAAGATTACGATTCACAATCGGCGGCTGAATCAGGCAGATGTAGAACGTTCCATTCTTATTCCGCTCCAGCACGACGGGCTGGATGTGTATCGGCAGGAGTACAACGACATGTTGCTTGGTAAAGCGACTGATGGCAACACAAATGGGACGATTCAAGAGAAATACATCACCATCTCCGTGGTTAAAAAGAATGTGGATGAAGCTCGCCATTACTTCGCGCGGGTCGGCACGGAGTTGACGGCGCATTTCTCTCGTCTCGGCTCGAAATGTACCGAGCTTGATGCGACTGACCGCCTGCGCATTCTGCATGACTTCTTCCGGATTGGCGAGGAAGCCGATTTTCGCTTCGACATGCAGGAGATGATGCGAAAGGGTCACGATTTCAAGGATTACATTTGCCCGGACACCTTCGAGTTTGCCAAAGATCATTTTCGGATGGGCGAATACTACGGTCGGGTCATCTTTCTGCGTGATTACGCCAGCTACATCAAGGACAGCATGGTAGCTGAACTGTGCGACTTGAACCGCAACTTGCTTCTATCGCTCGATGTGATCCCGATTCCGACCGACGAAGCTGTCCGCGAAGTGGAGAATCGACTGCTCGGTGTGGAAACGAACATTACGAATTGGCAACGGCGGCAAAATCGCAACAACAACTTTTCTGCTGTCATCCCTTACGACATGGAGCAGCAGCGCAAAGAAAGCAAGGAATTTCTTAGCGACCTGACCACACGCGACCAGCGGATGATGTTCGGACTACTTACGATGGTGCATGTCGCGGACAGCAAAGAACAACTCGATAGCGATACGGAGACATTGCTCACTACGGCCCGCAAGCATTTGTGCCAGTTTTCTACGCTCTCCTATCAGCAAATGGACGGTTTGAATACGGTGCTACCGTATGGGCTGCGAAAGGTTCATGCTTTGCGGACGCTCACGACTGAAAGTACGGCTGTCTTTATCCCGTTTCGAGCGCAGGAGATCGTGCATCCGGACGGCATTTATTACGGGCAAAACATCATCAGCAAAAATATGGTCGTCGCCAATCGAAAGCAACTGCTGAATGGAAACAGCTTTATCCTTGGCGTATCCGGTTCCGGTAAAAGCTTTGCCGCAAAACGGGAAATCGTCAACCAGATATTGGCGAGCGATGACGACATTATCCTGATTGACCCGGAGCGGGAGTATTCCGCTCTGGTAAATGCGCTGGGTGGCGAGACGATTCACATTTCTGCTACTTCGTCGAACCATATCAATGCGATGGATATGAACCGGGATTATGGCGACGGAGCCAATCCGATCATTCTTAAATCGGAATTCGTCCTGTCGTTGTGCGAGCAGTTGATCGGAGGACATCAGCTTGGAGCCAAGGAGAAGTCGCTCATCGATCGCTGTACCGCCGCTGTGTACCGCAAGTATTTGCGGAGCAACTATAAGGGACAGCCGCCGACATTGCAGGATTTTCGCGCGGAGCTGCTCAAGCAAGCAGAACCGGAGGCTCAGGACATCGCGCTGGCTATTGAATTATTTACTTCCGGCAGTCTGAATACGTTCGCCCAATCGACCAACGTCAACGTCCACAATCGGCTGATTTGCTACGATATTCTCGACTTGGGCAAGCAGCTTCTTCCCATCGGCATGCTGGTCGTACTCGACAACATCTTGAATCGGATTACGCAAAATCGCGCCAGAGGCAAGAATACGTTTATCTTTATTGATGAAATCTACCTTTTGTTTCAGCACGAATACAGCGCCAACTTCCTGTTCACGCTCTGGAAGCGTGTCCGAAAGTATGGCGCTTTTTGCACAGGGATTACGCAAAATGTGGACGATCTACTGCAAAGCCATACAGCCCGCACCATGCTCGCAAACAGTGAATTCATCGTCATGCTGAATCAGGCCAGCACCGACCGGATGGAGCTTGCCGAGTTGCTCAACATTTCGGATCTGCAACTGTCTTACATTACGAATGTTGACGCCGGGAATGGACTGATGAAGGTCGGCAGTTCCCTTGTACCGTTTAACGATAAGTTCCCGCGGCACACGAAACTGTATAACTTGATGACGACGAAGCCCGGCGAGCGGTAA
- a CDS encoding VirD4-like conjugal transfer protein, CD1115 family — protein sequence MRRAETARSNLLLFAVFFIPVVWAALLAAPALSKGLPALLLHLSEAINHPFQIQWVEDTPRSLLLFTLTYGISVGIYLASPRNYRRREEHGSARWGKAGRINAKYRDKQPEQNKILTQQVRIGLDGRKHLRNLNVLVVGGSGSGKTRFYAKPNVMQAHTSFVVLDPKGEILRDTGHLLKSKDYDIKVLDLINPHRSHGYNPFAYLQDDKDVLKLVTNLIRNTTPKGSNTNDPFWERSETALLEALVLYLLYEAPPEEQNFPMVMDMIAAAEVREEDETYQSPLDELFERLAMRDPEHLAVKQYNIFKLAAGKTAKSILIGLGVRLEKFNLHTIAGMSIVDEMELPVMGEKKTAMFAVIPDNDSSFNFIVGMLYTQLFQCLMYEADYRHGGRLPVHVHFVMDEFANVALPDEFDKLLSTMRSREISVSIILQNLAQLKALYKDAWESIVGNCDEFLYLGGNEQSTHKYVSELLGKETIDTNTYGQSKGRNGSYSINYQQSGRELLTPDEVRLLDNRFCLLFIRGEHPVQDDKYDLLKHPHVSLTTDGNGLPFQHGGAEHALDWQSVFLHEDGDYELLSEEEVESLFIRRE from the coding sequence ATGCGGCGCGCTGAAACCGCAAGGAGTAATCTTTTACTCTTTGCGGTTTTTTTTATTCCGGTCGTGTGGGCGGCGCTGCTTGCCGCCCCTGCTTTGTCAAAGGGATTACCTGCACTTCTGCTGCATCTCAGCGAAGCGATTAACCATCCCTTCCAGATTCAATGGGTCGAGGATACGCCGCGAAGCTTGTTGCTGTTCACGCTGACTTATGGGATTTCGGTCGGCATCTACTTGGCGTCCCCGCGCAACTATCGGCGGCGCGAAGAGCATGGCAGCGCACGATGGGGCAAGGCCGGACGGATAAATGCCAAGTATCGCGACAAGCAACCGGAACAAAACAAGATTCTGACGCAGCAGGTACGCATCGGCTTGGATGGCCGCAAGCATCTCCGGAACCTGAATGTTCTTGTCGTCGGCGGTTCCGGGTCCGGCAAAACAAGGTTTTACGCCAAGCCGAATGTTATGCAGGCGCATACGTCCTTTGTCGTGCTTGATCCAAAGGGCGAGATTCTTCGCGATACCGGCCATTTGCTCAAGTCCAAAGACTACGACATCAAGGTGCTGGACCTCATCAATCCGCACCGTTCGCATGGCTACAATCCATTCGCCTATTTGCAAGACGACAAGGATGTTCTCAAGCTGGTTACCAATCTGATTCGCAATACGACTCCTAAGGGCAGCAATACAAACGATCCCTTTTGGGAGCGTTCCGAGACCGCTTTGCTGGAAGCGCTCGTGCTGTACCTCCTGTATGAAGCGCCGCCGGAAGAGCAGAACTTTCCGATGGTGATGGATATGATCGCTGCTGCTGAGGTGCGGGAAGAGGACGAAACGTACCAAAGTCCACTTGATGAGCTGTTCGAGCGGCTGGCCATGCGCGATCCGGAACACCTTGCCGTCAAGCAGTACAACATTTTCAAGCTGGCGGCGGGCAAGACGGCCAAGTCCATTTTGATTGGCCTCGGCGTTCGGTTGGAGAAGTTCAACTTGCATACGATTGCGGGGATGAGCATAGTCGACGAAATGGAATTGCCCGTTATGGGGGAGAAGAAGACGGCGATGTTTGCCGTCATTCCCGATAACGACAGCAGCTTCAACTTCATTGTCGGCATGCTCTACACACAGCTTTTTCAATGCTTGATGTACGAAGCGGACTATCGGCACGGCGGACGTCTCCCGGTTCATGTTCACTTTGTGATGGACGAGTTCGCCAATGTAGCGCTTCCCGACGAATTTGACAAGCTGCTCTCCACGATGCGCAGCCGGGAAATTTCCGTTTCTATCATTTTGCAAAATTTAGCGCAGCTCAAGGCGCTGTACAAGGACGCATGGGAATCGATTGTGGGCAACTGCGACGAATTTTTGTACTTGGGCGGCAACGAACAGTCTACCCACAAATACGTCTCGGAGCTGCTTGGTAAGGAAACGATTGACACCAATACCTACGGCCAGAGCAAGGGGAGAAACGGCAGCTACTCGATCAATTACCAGCAATCAGGCCGCGAATTGCTCACACCCGACGAGGTGAGGCTGCTGGATAACCGCTTTTGCCTGCTCTTTATTCGTGGCGAACATCCAGTCCAGGACGACAAATATGATTTGCTCAAGCATCCTCATGTCTCGCTAACGACGGATGGTAACGGTCTTCCCTTTCAGCATGGCGGCGCGGAACACGCTTTGGACTGGCAATCCGTGTTCCTTCATGAAGACGGGGATTATGAACTTCTTTCGGAAGAAGAAGTAGAGTCGCTATTTATACGAAGGGAATGA
- a CDS encoding PrgI family protein gives MEVKINREIRDYTESLFFGLSLRQFFFSVLAVAAAIGLYFGLRSHFGLETLSWMCILGAAPCAALGFIRYHGMTAEQLLWAYVKSEFLMPRRLVFRSTNIYYEALKGSLHKREQERMKRND, from the coding sequence GTGGAAGTGAAAATCAACCGGGAAATCCGGGATTATACGGAAAGCTTGTTCTTCGGACTGTCCTTGCGGCAGTTCTTTTTTTCTGTTCTGGCGGTCGCTGCGGCGATTGGACTGTATTTCGGGCTGCGCAGTCATTTTGGACTGGAAACGCTCAGTTGGATGTGCATATTGGGGGCAGCTCCCTGCGCCGCGCTCGGGTTTATCCGCTATCACGGTATGACGGCGGAGCAACTATTGTGGGCGTATGTGAAGTCGGAGTTTCTGATGCCAAGACGGCTTGTCTTCCGCTCGACCAACATATACTACGAAGCGCTGAAAGGAAGCCTGCACAAGCGTGAGCAAGAAAGGATGAAGCGCAATGATTAA